The following proteins come from a genomic window of Yinghuangia sp. ASG 101:
- the aceE gene encoding pyruvate dehydrogenase (acetyl-transferring), homodimeric type has product MRRNSVASGRERFSIISDGLPSQLPDIDPSETGEWLESLDSVINEQGRQRARYIMLKLLERARERQVGVPALRSTDYINTIPPESEPWFPGNEDIERRIRAFVRWNAAIMVSRANRPGLGVGGHIATYASSASLYEVGFNHFFRGKDHGESGDQIFFQGHAAPGIYARAFLEGRLTEQHLDGFRQEQSHAPYGLSSYPHPRLMPDFWEFPTVSMGLGPLGAIYQARFNRYLHNRNIKDTSRSHVWAFLGDGEMDEPESLGNIGLAAREELDNLTFVINCNLQRLDGPVRGNGKIIQELESYFRGAGWNVIKVVWDRSWDPLLAQDTDGVLVNKMNTTPDGQFQTYAVESGAYAREHFFGDDARLRRMVAHLSDDELTKLGRGGHDYRKVYAAFKAAREHTGQPTVILAQTVKGWTLGPNFESRNATHQMKKLTKADLKMFRDRLYLPISDKDLEADLPPYFHPGEKSEEIEYMMERRAALGGTMPQRVLRGKPVKLPGDEVYAPIKKGARQPMATTMAFVRLLKDLMRDPAIGKRFVPIAPDEYRTFGMDAMFPTAKIYNPHGQTYEAVDRELLLSYKESTSGQMLHEGISEAGCTASLIAAGSSYATHGEPMIPVYVFYSMFGFQRTGDQFWQMSDQLARGFVLGATAGRTTLTGEGLQHADGHSHLLASTNPAVVAYDPAYAFEIAHIVKDGLRRMYGSSERHPHGEDVYYYMTVYNEPIAQPAEPEGVDVDGILKGLYLFKPGEPREGALRAQILASGVGMPWALEAQRILAADWNVVADVWSATSWNELRREAVECEEHNLLHPEEEPRIPYVQQVLDGRPGPVVAVSDWMRSVPDQIARWVPSDYASLGTDGFGFADTRGAARRFFHVDAESVVVGVLSELARRGEVDAGTVKKAIDRYQILDVKAAGVGTVGGDA; this is encoded by the coding sequence ATGCGAAGGAACAGCGTGGCATCCGGACGAGAGCGCTTCTCGATCATCAGCGACGGCCTGCCGAGCCAGCTCCCGGACATCGACCCGAGCGAAACCGGCGAGTGGCTTGAGTCGCTCGATTCCGTCATCAACGAGCAGGGGCGGCAGCGCGCCCGCTACATCATGCTCAAGCTGCTCGAACGGGCCCGTGAGCGGCAGGTCGGTGTGCCTGCGCTCCGCAGCACCGACTACATCAACACGATCCCGCCGGAGAGCGAGCCGTGGTTCCCCGGCAACGAGGACATCGAGCGCCGCATCCGGGCTTTCGTGCGCTGGAACGCCGCGATCATGGTGTCCCGTGCCAACCGCCCCGGGCTCGGCGTCGGCGGCCACATCGCGACGTACGCCTCCTCGGCGAGCCTGTACGAGGTCGGCTTCAACCACTTCTTCCGCGGCAAGGACCACGGCGAGAGCGGCGACCAGATCTTCTTCCAGGGGCACGCGGCGCCGGGCATCTACGCCCGCGCGTTCCTGGAGGGGCGCCTGACCGAGCAGCACCTGGACGGGTTCCGCCAGGAGCAGTCGCACGCGCCGTACGGCCTCTCGTCGTACCCGCACCCCCGGCTCATGCCGGACTTCTGGGAGTTCCCGACCGTCTCCATGGGCCTCGGCCCGCTCGGCGCGATCTACCAGGCGCGGTTCAACCGCTACCTGCACAACCGCAACATCAAGGACACCTCGCGCAGCCACGTGTGGGCGTTCCTCGGCGACGGCGAGATGGACGAGCCGGAGTCGCTGGGCAACATCGGCCTCGCGGCGCGCGAGGAGCTCGACAACCTCACGTTCGTCATCAATTGCAACCTGCAGCGGCTCGACGGCCCAGTGCGCGGCAACGGCAAGATCATCCAGGAGCTGGAGTCGTACTTCCGCGGCGCCGGCTGGAACGTGATCAAGGTCGTCTGGGACCGGTCGTGGGACCCGCTGCTGGCCCAGGACACCGACGGCGTGCTGGTCAACAAGATGAACACGACGCCGGACGGGCAGTTCCAGACCTACGCGGTCGAGTCCGGCGCGTACGCGCGCGAGCACTTCTTCGGCGACGACGCGCGCCTGCGCAGGATGGTCGCACACCTCAGCGACGACGAGCTGACCAAGCTGGGCCGCGGCGGCCACGACTACCGCAAGGTGTACGCCGCGTTCAAGGCGGCACGTGAGCACACCGGCCAGCCGACGGTGATCCTCGCGCAGACGGTGAAGGGCTGGACCCTCGGGCCCAACTTCGAGAGCCGCAACGCGACGCACCAGATGAAGAAGCTCACCAAGGCCGACCTGAAGATGTTCCGCGACCGGCTCTACCTGCCGATCTCGGACAAGGACCTGGAGGCCGACCTCCCGCCGTACTTCCACCCGGGCGAGAAGTCCGAGGAGATCGAGTACATGATGGAGCGCCGCGCGGCGCTCGGCGGGACGATGCCGCAGCGCGTGCTGCGCGGCAAACCGGTCAAACTGCCGGGCGACGAGGTCTACGCGCCGATCAAGAAGGGCGCGCGGCAGCCGATGGCGACCACGATGGCCTTCGTGCGGCTGCTCAAGGACCTCATGCGCGACCCGGCAATCGGCAAGCGGTTCGTGCCGATCGCGCCGGACGAGTACCGCACGTTCGGCATGGACGCGATGTTCCCGACGGCGAAGATCTACAATCCGCACGGCCAGACCTACGAAGCCGTCGACCGCGAACTCCTGCTGTCGTACAAGGAGTCCACGAGCGGCCAGATGCTGCACGAGGGCATCTCCGAGGCGGGCTGCACGGCGTCGCTGATCGCGGCGGGGTCGTCGTACGCGACGCACGGCGAGCCGATGATCCCGGTGTACGTCTTCTACTCGATGTTCGGATTCCAGCGCACCGGCGACCAGTTCTGGCAGATGTCCGACCAGCTCGCGCGCGGATTCGTCCTGGGCGCGACCGCGGGCCGCACGACGCTGACCGGCGAGGGCCTGCAACACGCCGACGGGCACTCGCACCTGCTGGCGTCGACGAACCCCGCGGTGGTCGCGTACGACCCGGCATACGCGTTCGAGATCGCGCACATCGTCAAGGACGGCCTGCGCCGGATGTACGGCTCGTCGGAGCGGCACCCGCACGGCGAGGACGTCTACTACTACATGACGGTCTACAACGAGCCGATCGCGCAGCCGGCCGAGCCCGAGGGCGTCGACGTGGACGGCATCCTCAAGGGGCTCTACCTGTTCAAGCCCGGCGAGCCGCGCGAGGGTGCGCTGCGCGCGCAGATCCTCGCGTCGGGGGTCGGCATGCCGTGGGCGCTCGAGGCGCAGCGCATCCTCGCGGCCGACTGGAACGTCGTCGCGGACGTGTGGTCGGCGACGTCCTGGAACGAGTTGCGCCGCGAGGCCGTGGAGTGCGAGGAGCACAACCTCCTGCACCCCGAGGAGGAGCCCCGCATCCCGTACGTGCAGCAGGTGCTCGACGGCAGGCCCGGCCCGGTCGTCGCGGTCTCCGACTGGATGCGGTCGGTGCCGGACCAGATCGCGCGGTGGGTGCCGTCCGACTACGCGAGCCTGGGCACCGACGGCTTCGGCTTCGCCGACACGCGCGGCGCGGCCCGGCGCTTCTTCCACGTCGACGCCGAGTCGGTCGTGGTCGGCGTGCTGTCCGAGCTGGCCCGCCGCGGCGAGGTCGACGCGGGCACGGTCAAGAAGGCCATCGACCGCTACCAGATCCTCGACGTGAAGGCGGCGGGCGTCGGCACGGTCGGCGGGGACGCGTAA
- a CDS encoding Tellurium resistance, with product MPLFGRQQGLVGEPEAGGHKVTLTRSTPEVSLTQQGSATGTLRVNLNWNQSYEEAPGKPRGGLFRPMEVQAPPLPQKIDLDLGCMWELVDGSKGVVQALGNLYGDFNQAPYIRLDHDDRTGSASGETMFINLDQVRLFRRLLIFVYIYDGTPAFDHANGVVSLFPNAGRPIDVRLDERSAGARTCAVALVENRDDDLTVRRVVRYIDGFQAELDRAFGWGLVWARGYK from the coding sequence ATGCCGTTGTTCGGTCGGCAGCAGGGTCTGGTCGGCGAACCGGAGGCCGGCGGCCACAAGGTCACGCTGACCCGCAGCACGCCGGAGGTGTCGCTGACGCAACAGGGGTCGGCGACCGGCACGCTGCGCGTCAACCTGAACTGGAACCAGTCCTACGAGGAGGCACCCGGCAAGCCGCGCGGCGGACTGTTCCGCCCGATGGAGGTGCAGGCGCCGCCGCTGCCGCAGAAGATCGACCTGGACCTCGGCTGCATGTGGGAGCTTGTGGACGGCTCCAAGGGCGTCGTCCAGGCCCTGGGCAACCTCTACGGCGACTTCAACCAGGCGCCCTACATCCGGCTCGACCACGACGACCGCACGGGATCGGCGTCCGGCGAGACGATGTTCATCAACCTCGACCAAGTGCGCCTGTTCAGGCGGCTGTTGATCTTCGTCTACATCTACGACGGCACGCCCGCGTTCGACCACGCCAACGGCGTCGTCAGCCTGTTCCCCAACGCCGGCCGGCCCATCGACGTGCGCTTGGACGAGCGTTCGGCGGGCGCGCGCACGTGCGCGGTCGCACTCGTCGAGAACCGCGACGACGACCTGACGGTGCGCCGCGTCGTGCGCTACATCGACGGTTTCCAGGCGGAGTTGGACCGGGCGTTCGGCTGGGGCCTGGTCTGGGCCCGCGGCTACAAGTAG
- a CDS encoding maleylpyruvate isomerase family mycothiol-dependent enzyme, with protein sequence MATTARQHQPPEPSPAGRPPGALPDPPRGAASTPVADQRSRALAAWDAFRDIAVAIDPDAPSRLPGWTGRDVVVHLASWPEEPLLARLVDEARGTRSAAERPLDTDAANAALTAAHADATHADLLAALDDGRARLDAAYAAAADEGIGLAPTGSQVGPVPLLTQLGAIAYELAVHAADLVPCGAPPAPAELADAGLLALADTAGALAARHGLTARAALVVPSGGWSFTAAKDGWSIAPAHGSAPKTTPQNAPAAAGTAPNGPGPRYPAVRAASPAVLLDASAGRRAVPTLLLKRELKLDNIAGLLALAPLLDHVPGIPGGPALKIAVTWLGGVGRAVARLQG encoded by the coding sequence ATGGCGACGACCGCACGGCAGCACCAACCGCCGGAGCCGTCCCCGGCGGGGCGACCGCCCGGCGCTCTTCCCGACCCCCCGCGCGGCGCGGCGTCGACGCCCGTCGCCGACCAGCGCTCCCGCGCCCTCGCCGCGTGGGACGCCTTCCGCGACATCGCCGTCGCGATCGACCCCGACGCCCCGTCCCGGCTGCCCGGCTGGACCGGCCGCGACGTCGTCGTCCACCTCGCGTCGTGGCCCGAGGAACCGTTGCTCGCGCGCCTCGTGGACGAGGCACGCGGCACGCGGTCGGCCGCCGAGCGGCCCCTGGACACCGACGCGGCCAACGCGGCACTCACCGCCGCGCACGCCGACGCCACCCACGCCGACCTGCTGGCCGCCCTCGACGACGGCCGCGCCCGGCTGGACGCCGCGTACGCCGCCGCGGCCGACGAGGGCATCGGCCTCGCCCCGACCGGCTCCCAGGTCGGCCCGGTCCCGCTGCTGACCCAGCTCGGCGCGATCGCGTACGAGCTGGCCGTGCACGCCGCGGACCTCGTCCCGTGCGGGGCGCCGCCGGCCCCCGCGGAGCTGGCCGACGCCGGCCTGCTCGCCCTCGCCGACACCGCGGGCGCCCTCGCCGCCCGCCACGGCCTGACCGCCCGTGCCGCACTCGTCGTCCCGTCCGGCGGCTGGTCCTTCACCGCGGCGAAGGACGGCTGGAGCATCGCCCCGGCCCACGGCAGCGCGCCGAAAACCACCCCGCAGAACGCCCCCGCCGCGGCCGGCACCGCACCGAACGGCCCGGGCCCGAGATACCCCGCCGTACGCGCCGCCTCGCCCGCCGTCCTCCTCGACGCCTCCGCCGGACGCCGGGCCGTGCCGACCCTGCTCCTCAAGCGCGAGCTGAAACTCGACAACATCGCCGGGCTGCTGGCCCTGGCCCCGCTCCTGGACCACGTCCCCGGCATCCCGGGCGGGCCCGCCCTCAAGATCGCGGTGACCTGGCTCGGCGGCGTCGGGCGCGCGGTCGCCCGCCTCCAGGGCTGA
- a CDS encoding DUF1918 domain-containing protein encodes MHATIGDRLTVHGNQVGRADRTGEILEVRGPDGEPPYVVRFDDGHTGLIFPGPDAEVEEARRGPAVTPMSARRRQSW; translated from the coding sequence ATGCACGCGACCATCGGCGACCGGCTCACGGTGCACGGCAACCAGGTCGGCCGCGCCGACCGCACCGGCGAGATCCTTGAGGTACGCGGTCCCGACGGGGAGCCGCCGTACGTCGTCCGCTTCGACGACGGGCACACCGGGCTGATCTTCCCGGGGCCCGACGCCGAGGTCGAGGAGGCGCGGCGGGGCCCGGCCGTGACCCCGATGTCCGCGCGGCGGCGCCAGAGCTGGTAA
- a CDS encoding peroxiredoxin, giving the protein MAVEIGSKAPDFELKDQHGSVVKLSDFQGAKNVVLLFYPFSFTGVCTGELCALRDELPTFVNDDVQLLAVSCDSMFTQKVFAEKEGLEYPVLSDFWPHGEVAKAYGVFNEEKGCAVRGTFVIDKEGVVRWTVVNGLPDARDLNDYVKALGAL; this is encoded by the coding sequence ATGGCCGTCGAGATCGGCAGCAAGGCCCCCGACTTCGAGCTGAAGGACCAGCACGGGAGCGTCGTCAAGCTCTCCGACTTCCAGGGCGCCAAGAACGTCGTCCTGCTTTTCTACCCGTTCTCTTTCACCGGGGTGTGCACGGGCGAGCTGTGCGCGCTGCGCGACGAGCTGCCGACGTTCGTCAACGACGACGTCCAGCTTCTCGCGGTCTCCTGCGACTCGATGTTCACCCAAAAGGTGTTCGCGGAGAAGGAGGGGCTGGAGTACCCGGTCCTGTCCGACTTCTGGCCGCACGGCGAGGTCGCCAAGGCGTACGGCGTCTTCAACGAGGAGAAGGGCTGCGCGGTGCGCGGCACGTTCGTGATCGACAAGGAGGGCGTCGTCCGCTGGACCGTCGTCAACGGGCTGCCCGACGCGCGTGACCTGAACGACTACGTGAAGGCTCTCGGCGCGCTCTGA
- a CDS encoding TerD family protein, with protein sequence MGVSLSKGGNVSLSKEAPGLSAVLVGLGWDVRTTTGQDFDLDASAILLNAGGTTLSDGHFVFFNNLKSPDGSVEHTGDNLTGEGEGDDEAIKVNLASVPADVERIVFPVSIYDAETRQQSFGQVRNAFIRIVNQADNNELARYDLTEDASTETAMVFGELYRNGAEWKFRAVGQGYASGLRGIAQDFGVNV encoded by the coding sequence GTGGGAGTCAGCCTGAGCAAGGGCGGCAACGTCTCCCTGTCCAAGGAGGCCCCGGGCCTTTCGGCCGTCCTGGTCGGCCTGGGCTGGGATGTCCGCACGACGACCGGTCAGGACTTCGACCTCGACGCCAGCGCGATTCTGCTCAACGCCGGCGGGACGACCCTGTCGGACGGGCACTTCGTGTTCTTCAACAACCTCAAGAGCCCGGACGGCTCGGTCGAGCACACCGGTGACAACCTCACCGGTGAGGGCGAGGGCGACGACGAGGCGATCAAGGTCAACCTCGCGTCCGTTCCCGCCGATGTCGAGCGCATCGTCTTCCCCGTGTCGATCTACGACGCGGAGACCCGCCAGCAGTCGTTCGGCCAGGTCCGCAACGCGTTCATCCGCATTGTGAACCAGGCGGACAACAACGAGCTGGCCCGGTACGACCTCACCGAGGACGCGTCGACGGAGACCGCGATGGTCTTCGGCGAGCTGTACCGCAACGGCGCGGAGTGGAAGTTCCGCGCGGTCGGCCAGGGGTACGCGTCGGGTCTGCGCGGTATCGCGCAGGACTTCGGTGTGAACGTCTGA
- a CDS encoding TerD family protein, which produces MGVTLAKGGNVSLTKAAPNLTAVLVGLGWDARATTGAAFDLDASALLCGAAGKVLGDDYFVFYNNLKSPEGSVEHTGDNLTGEGEGDDEVLLVDLTLVPHNVEKIVFPVSIYDAETRGQTFGQVRNAYIRIANQADGNELARYDLTEDASSETAMIFGELYRYQGEWKFRAVGQGYASGLRGIALDFGVSVQ; this is translated from the coding sequence ATGGGGGTCACCCTCGCCAAGGGCGGCAATGTCTCGTTGACCAAGGCGGCACCCAACCTGACCGCCGTGCTGGTGGGTCTCGGTTGGGACGCCCGCGCCACCACGGGCGCGGCGTTCGACCTGGACGCCAGCGCCCTGCTGTGCGGCGCCGCGGGCAAGGTGCTGGGCGACGACTATTTCGTTTTCTACAACAACCTGAAGAGCCCTGAGGGTTCGGTGGAACACACCGGCGACAACCTCACCGGTGAAGGAGAAGGCGACGACGAGGTCCTGTTGGTGGACCTCACCCTTGTCCCGCACAACGTCGAGAAAATCGTGTTCCCGGTGTCGATCTACGACGCCGAGACGCGCGGCCAGACGTTCGGCCAGGTGCGCAACGCGTACATCCGGATCGCCAACCAGGCGGACGGAAACGAGTTGGCCCGCTACGACTTGACGGAGGATGCGTCAAGCGAGACAGCCATGATCTTTGGAGAACTTTACCGTTACCAGGGGGAGTGGAAGTTCCGCGCGGTGGGCCAAGGGTACGCTTCGGGGCTGCGGGGCATTGCCTTGGACTTCGGTGTCAGCGTGCAGTGA
- a CDS encoding TerD family protein gives MTQVMTKGANTVLGADSVRVVLEWRTGPGVPDIDCSALLLGADDRVRSDADFVFYNQPRHPSGAVVHGDKVVAPSGCSDAFRVDVGALERGIAKVVVAGSADGGRVGAVPGLILRVFDAVGGGELLNFPVTGATTETAFVFGEIYLRNDQWKFRAVGQGYDSGLAGLATDYGINVDDEDDAPPPAAPTPSRAQATPAPVTPAPAAPSPAPAASPAPAAAAPVPPPTPRPAAPAPAASPASGVSSSGVSSQWPTPAPTTAGPPASPVAPAAAAPTPSGPAAERPSRPGAPIGSPPPGDLAPTALMPMRLPTDPPPLPASPTGRPAAEEQAPYGGAPIPPPPGPHTPVGASGFPQTPSHGQHAQVPPPPTASGPATGPTTGAPTPPGVLHMPQGGPQYAVVATGHQQPSGRSQPGHSQPGHSQPGHGQRGHAQPQQPYPSHQAAFPPPGQSAPAPHGHAPGPQHPPAAPQTQWLNSPPQGPQFQ, from the coding sequence ATGACGCAGGTGATGACCAAGGGCGCCAACACGGTCCTCGGCGCGGATTCGGTCCGGGTCGTCCTGGAGTGGCGGACCGGTCCGGGAGTCCCGGACATCGACTGCTCCGCGCTCCTGCTCGGCGCCGACGACCGGGTGCGCAGCGACGCCGACTTCGTGTTCTACAACCAGCCGAGACACCCGTCCGGCGCCGTCGTGCACGGCGACAAGGTGGTGGCGCCGTCGGGGTGCTCCGACGCCTTCCGGGTGGACGTGGGCGCGTTGGAGCGCGGCATCGCGAAGGTCGTGGTGGCCGGGTCGGCCGACGGCGGCCGGGTCGGCGCGGTGCCGGGGCTGATCCTGCGCGTCTTCGACGCGGTCGGCGGGGGCGAGCTGCTCAACTTCCCGGTGACGGGCGCGACGACCGAGACCGCGTTCGTGTTCGGCGAGATCTACCTGCGCAACGACCAGTGGAAGTTCCGCGCGGTCGGCCAGGGGTACGACTCGGGCCTGGCGGGCCTGGCCACGGATTACGGCATCAACGTCGACGACGAGGACGACGCACCGCCGCCGGCGGCCCCGACGCCGTCCCGGGCGCAGGCCACCCCCGCCCCGGTCACGCCCGCCCCGGCCGCGCCGTCCCCGGCTCCGGCGGCGTCCCCGGCCCCCGCCGCCGCGGCCCCGGTGCCGCCGCCCACGCCGCGTCCGGCCGCACCCGCGCCCGCCGCGTCCCCCGCCTCGGGGGTGTCCTCCTCCGGGGTGTCCTCGCAGTGGCCCACCCCCGCGCCGACGACCGCGGGCCCGCCCGCGTCCCCGGTGGCCCCCGCCGCGGCGGCCCCGACCCCGTCCGGGCCCGCGGCCGAGCGCCCGTCGCGCCCCGGGGCGCCGATCGGCTCACCTCCGCCGGGCGACCTCGCGCCGACCGCGCTCATGCCGATGAGGCTGCCGACCGACCCGCCGCCGCTGCCCGCCTCCCCCACGGGCCGCCCGGCGGCCGAGGAGCAGGCTCCGTACGGCGGTGCGCCCATCCCGCCGCCGCCCGGCCCGCACACCCCGGTGGGCGCTTCCGGTTTCCCGCAGACGCCGTCGCACGGGCAGCACGCCCAAGTGCCACCGCCCCCGACGGCCTCCGGCCCGGCCACCGGCCCGACGACGGGCGCCCCGACGCCGCCGGGAGTCCTGCACATGCCGCAGGGCGGCCCGCAGTACGCCGTCGTCGCGACCGGCCACCAGCAGCCCTCCGGTCGTTCACAACCCGGTCATTCCCAGCCGGGTCATTCACAGCCCGGCCACGGGCAACGCGGCCACGCGCAGCCGCAGCAGCCGTACCCGTCGCACCAGGCCGCGTTCCCGCCGCCCGGGCAGTCCGCCCCGGCCCCCCACGGCCACGCGCCCGGCCCGCAGCACCCCCCGGCCGCGCCGCAGACCCAGTGGCTGAACTCCCCGCCGCAGGGCCCGCAGTTCCAATAG
- a CDS encoding DUF475 domain-containing protein, with protein sequence MLLRTFGWSFAVTVIGLVAAFIFWGWEGFAVVAILSILEISLSFDNAVVNASVLKKMNAFWQKIFLTIGILIAVFGMRLVFPLLIVGITAKMGPIETVDLAINNKDEYERLVTAAHPAIAAFGGIFLLMIFLDFIFEEREHTWLSWLEKPLARLGKLDVLSVLIAIGALLVTATTAGADALVGDHETVDKTATVLISGLLGLITYLIVGGLSDYFENKLEDEDDEDDDDDDEEEKAAVPTAQSNGSGNVRLVGLAGKAAFFLFLYLEVLDASFSFDGVIGAFAITNDIFEMALGLGIGAMYVRSLTVYLVRKGTLDDYVYLEHGAHYAIGALAAILLVTIGTHINEVITGLIGVILIGAAFASSVVRNKRVGHEPGSGGQNSEPEVEARV encoded by the coding sequence GTGTTGCTCCGTACCTTCGGCTGGTCGTTCGCCGTGACGGTGATCGGTTTGGTCGCGGCCTTCATTTTCTGGGGGTGGGAGGGCTTCGCGGTTGTCGCGATCCTGTCCATCCTGGAAATCTCCCTGTCGTTCGACAACGCGGTTGTCAACGCCAGCGTGCTGAAGAAGATGAACGCCTTCTGGCAGAAGATCTTCCTCACCATCGGCATCCTGATCGCCGTCTTCGGCATGCGCCTGGTCTTCCCGCTGCTCATCGTCGGGATCACCGCGAAGATGGGTCCGATCGAAACCGTCGACCTCGCGATCAACAACAAGGACGAGTACGAACGTCTCGTGACCGCCGCGCACCCGGCCATCGCGGCGTTCGGCGGCATCTTCCTGTTGATGATCTTCCTCGACTTCATCTTCGAGGAGCGTGAGCACACGTGGCTCTCGTGGCTGGAGAAGCCGCTCGCGCGGCTCGGCAAGCTCGACGTCCTGTCGGTGCTGATCGCGATCGGCGCGCTGCTCGTCACGGCGACGACCGCCGGAGCCGACGCCCTGGTCGGCGACCACGAGACCGTCGACAAGACGGCGACCGTGCTGATCTCGGGGCTCTTGGGCCTGATCACCTATCTCATCGTCGGCGGGCTGTCGGACTACTTCGAGAACAAACTCGAGGACGAAGACGACGAGGACGACGACGATGACGACGAGGAGGAGAAGGCGGCGGTACCGACCGCGCAGAGCAACGGAAGCGGGAACGTCCGGCTCGTCGGCCTCGCCGGAAAAGCCGCGTTCTTCCTCTTCCTGTACCTGGAAGTCCTCGACGCGTCCTTCTCGTTCGACGGTGTCATCGGCGCGTTCGCCATCACCAACGACATCTTCGAGATGGCGCTGGGTCTCGGCATCGGCGCGATGTACGTCCGGTCGCTGACGGTGTACCTGGTCCGCAAGGGCACGCTGGACGACTACGTCTACCTGGAGCACGGCGCCCACTACGCGATCGGCGCCCTGGCGGCGATCCTGCTCGTCACGATCGGCACGCACATCAACGAGGTGATCACCGGGCTCATCGGTGTCATCCTGATCGGCGCCGCGTTCGCCTCCTCGGTGGTCCGCAACAAGAGGGTCGGCCACGAGCCGGGATCGGGCGGGCAGAATTCCGAACCGGAAGTCGAGGCCAGGGTCTGA
- a CDS encoding DUF3052 domain-containing protein: MSATADHAEERSNPLARLGFQPGQVVQELGYDDDCDEEFREAIVGVTGNELVDEDYDEDVADVVILWYREGDGDLVEALMDALTTLTDGGTVWLLTPKTGRDGYVEPSEIGESAPTAGLTGTTTTAVAKDWSGTRLVAPKTARSGGRK; this comes from the coding sequence GTGAGCGCGACCGCGGACCACGCGGAGGAACGGTCCAACCCGCTTGCGCGGCTTGGGTTCCAGCCCGGACAAGTGGTCCAGGAGCTCGGTTACGACGACGACTGCGACGAGGAGTTCCGCGAGGCCATCGTCGGCGTCACGGGCAACGAACTCGTGGACGAGGACTACGACGAGGACGTCGCCGACGTCGTCATCCTGTGGTATCGCGAGGGCGACGGCGATCTCGTCGAGGCCCTCATGGATGCCTTGACCACGCTCACGGACGGCGGCACGGTGTGGCTGCTGACCCCCAAGACGGGCCGTGACGGCTATGTCGAGCCGAGCGAGATCGGTGAATCGGCCCCCACGGCCGGCCTCACCGGCACGACCACCACCGCCGTCGCCAAGGACTGGTCCGGCACCCGCCTGGTCGCCCCGAAGACGGCCCGAAGCGGCGGTCGCAAGTAA
- a CDS encoding HAD family hydrolase produces the protein MTNDRRQGATAHPDAGPVVAACDLDRTLIYSRDAARLGLGPGEEPPALECVEVYDGAPISFLTGASAARIATLAERALLVPTTTRTREQYGRIALPGPVPAYAICANGGHILVGGRTDEDWYAGVRKRLAEDSAPLAEVVAHLEAVSDPRWTHKLRVAEDLFAYLVLERALVPAGLVEELTGWAAERGFGVSLQGRKLYFVPVALTKGAAVDEVRRRTGARTVLAAGDSLLDIELLLAADAGIRPGHGELADTEWTAPHVVATRSAGVRAGEEILEWLLDRVGG, from the coding sequence GTGACGAACGACCGGCGGCAGGGCGCCACGGCGCACCCGGACGCGGGCCCGGTGGTCGCCGCGTGCGACCTCGACCGCACGCTCATCTACTCGCGGGACGCCGCGCGCCTCGGCCTGGGCCCGGGGGAGGAGCCTCCCGCGCTGGAGTGCGTCGAGGTCTACGACGGCGCGCCGATCTCGTTCCTGACGGGCGCGTCGGCGGCACGGATCGCCACCCTCGCGGAACGCGCGCTGCTGGTGCCGACCACGACGCGCACCCGCGAGCAGTACGGGCGCATCGCGCTGCCGGGCCCGGTGCCCGCGTACGCGATCTGCGCCAACGGCGGCCACATCCTCGTCGGCGGACGGACCGACGAGGACTGGTACGCGGGGGTGCGCAAGCGCCTCGCCGAGGATTCGGCGCCGCTCGCGGAGGTCGTCGCGCACCTGGAGGCGGTGAGCGACCCGCGGTGGACGCACAAGCTGCGCGTCGCGGAGGACTTGTTCGCCTATCTGGTGCTGGAGCGCGCCCTCGTCCCCGCCGGGCTGGTCGAGGAGCTGACCGGCTGGGCGGCGGAGCGCGGCTTCGGGGTCTCGCTGCAGGGCCGCAAGCTGTACTTCGTGCCGGTGGCGCTCACGAAGGGTGCCGCGGTCGACGAGGTGCGGCGCCGGACCGGGGCCCGGACGGTGCTCGCGGCCGGGGATTCGCTGCTCGACATCGAACTGCTGCTCGCGGCCGATGCCGGAATCCGGCCCGGGCACGGGGAACTGGCCGATACGGAGTGGACCGCGCCGCACGTGGTCGCGACGCGGTCGGCGGGAGTGCGTGCGGGGGAGGAGATCCTGGAGTGGCTGCTCGACCGGGTCGGCGGGTGA